Proteins co-encoded in one Aspergillus fumigatus Af293 chromosome 6, whole genome shotgun sequence genomic window:
- a CDS encoding RNA lariat debranching enzyme: protein MEVSAANPASLRVAFEGCGHGRLDDIYDSVTRSATRRGWDGVDLVVIGGDFQAVRNSNDLACMSVPQKYKAIGDFHEYYSGKKTAPYLTIFIGGNHEASNYLFELYYGGWVAPNIYYLGAANVIRCGPLRIAGLSGIWKGYDYRKPHFERLPYNNDDVQSIYHVRELDVRKLLQIRTQVDLGLSHDWPNRVELCGDHETLFAKKHGFREDSNNGRLGSIAARFVLDRLRPAFWFSAHLHVKFNAVVQHGDNLQPDSLGPTRHIASSQRTSSNASTLTTSFGMDGAAVTSLVLGDEDMPTEQAQVPHNFSENKGHAANTLGEDERLEEPPRELPTAQATQQSNLVGLARTSSPLKRVHDDNQSRISAWNNFHAVAARDEAAENAPRLEESQDNSASQLPHSLTWRKISVDEDDPVRKVTTVEKPADENESETKKQKTGHAVSATKNSDEIPLDLDSDSDQGISTTAETQGATQKQNAVVTQPAAPDVTGESKLSGTTQQDKPQVRSLDSQDVRNLLPTSFSQPESFVSQDVRNQLPASFSRVDCPVSQDVRNQLPSSFSRPQATPKLDPSVSEPVPETITNKTTRFLALDKCEPKRHFLELLEIPIVSEQNGSQRTRPFRLEYDKEWLAITRVFADELQLGDLAVQMQPDRGQAFYKPLIEEAEQWVEENVVKAGKMMVPENFTPTAPFFDPAVPITTDELPPEFTNPQTAQFCELIGIENKFHLSDEERQARVEAGPRPNKPKPEGGWNRGRRRNYNNNNRGGGSQWWGRGAGRDRGRSGGNQRW from the exons ATGGAAGTGTCTGCAGCGAACCCAGCCTCGCTCAGGGTCGCTTTTGAGGGTTGC GGACACGGTCGACTTGATGACATCTACGACTCTGTCACAAGGTCAGCTACTCGAAGGGGCTGGGATGGCGTCGATCTGGTGGTGATCGGAGGTGACTTTCAA GCCGTCCGCAACTCAAATGATCTCGCTTGTATGTCAGTGCCTCAGAAATACAAGGCGATTGGCGACTTCCATGAATACTACAGCGGAAAGAAGACCGCCCCTTACTTGACCATCTTCATTGGAGGTAACCATGAAGCAAGCAACTATCTGTTCGAGCTTTACTACGGTGGTTGGGTGGCACCCAATATCTATTACTTGGGGGCAGCAAATGTCATCCGTTGTGGCCCTCTTCGCATTGCAGGCTTGTCGGGCATCTGGAAAGGTTACGACTACCGAAAGCCACATTTTGAGCGCCTTCCCTACAACAATGATGACGTGCAGAGCATTTATCATGTGAGAGAGTTAGATGTACGCAAGCTTCTGCAGATTCGTACTCAGGTCGACCTCGGCCTGTCTCATGACTGGCCCAACCGAGTTGAGCTTTGCGGTGACCACGAGACGCTTTTCGCAAAGAAGCACGGCTTCCGAGAAGATTCTAACAACGGCCGACTTGGAAGCATTGCCGCCAGATTTGTTCTTGACCGTCTGCGCCCTGCCTTCTGGTTCTCAGCCCACTTGCATGTGAAATTTAATGCGGTGGTTCAACATGGGGACAACTTACAGCCAGACTCTCTCGGTCCAACAAGACATATTGCGTCTTCTCAGAGAACCTCTTCCAACGCATCTACTCTCACAACCTCTTTTGGGATGGACGGTGCCGCTGTCACCTCGCTCGTACTCGGTGATGAAGACATGCCGACCGAGCAGGCCCAGGTCCCACATAATTTTTCTGAGAACAAGGGGCATGCCGCCAACACCCTTGGAGAAGACGAGCGCCTTGAAGAGCCTCCAAGGGAACTACCTACCGCTCAAGCCACCCAACAGAGCAACCTCGTTGGCTTGGCCCGTACCAGTTCACCGCTTAAACGCGTTCACGACGATAACCAAAGCCGAATTTCGGCGTGGAATAACTTTCATGCAGTGGCTGCAAGAGACGAAGCAGCGGAAAATGCTCCTCGCTTGGAAGAATCACAAGATAACTCAGCCTCACAACTGCCCCATAGTCTTACCTGGCGCAAGATAAGcgtcgacgaggatgatcCGGTGCGAAAGGTCACGACAGTTGAGAAACCTGCTGACGAGAACGAATCGGaaaccaagaagcagaagacagGCCATGCCGTGAGCGCTACAAAGAATTCCGACGAGATCCCGCTCGACCTCGATAGTGATTCCGATCAGGGAATATCTACGACGGCTGAGACCCAGGGAGCAACTCAGAAGCAGAACGCAGTTGTTACCCAACCTGCCGCCCCAGATGTTACTGGTGAATCAAAGCTTTCAGGCACCACCCAACAGGACAAGCCTCAGGTTAGAAGTCTAGACTCTCAAGACGTTCGTAATCTCCTTCCCACCAGCTTCTCTCAACCCGAAAGTTTTGTGTCTCAGGACGTTCGCAACCAACTTCCCGCTAGCTTTTCTCGGGTAGACTGTCCAGTCTCCCAAGATGTTCGTAACCAGCTCCCTTCAAGCTTCTCACGTCCTCAAGCCACACCAAAACTCGATCCGTCCGTCAGTGAACCTGTTCCAGAAACAATCACCAATAAGACCACACGGTTCCTCGCATTGGACAAGTGTGAACCAAAGCGCCATTTCCTCGAATTGCTCGAGATTCCGATTGTTTCCGAGCAGAATGGTAGCCAGCGCACCCGTCCTTTCCGTCTTGAATATGACAAAGAGTGGCTAGCTATCACTCGTGTCTTTGCCGACGAGCTGCAGCTGGGCGATCTCGCCGTGCAAATGCAGCCGGACCGTGGCCAGGCATTCTACAAACCCCTTATCGAAGAGGCGGAGCAGTGGGTTGAAGAAAATGTCGTCAAGGCTGGCAAGATGATGGTTCCAGAGAACTTCACCCCCACTGCACCTTTCTTCGATCCCGCCGTCCCTATCACGACCGACGAGTTGCCCCCTGAATTCACCAACCCCCAGACTGCTCAGTTCTGCGAACTCATCGGAATCGAAAACAAGTTCCACCTGTCGGACGAGGAACGCCAAGCAAGGGTTGAGGCTGGCCCTCGCCCCAACAAGCCCAAGCCCGAAGGTGGCTGGAACCGTGGCCGCCGTCGTAACTATAACAATAACAACCGCGGCGGCGGTAGTCAGTGGtggggaagaggagcaggGCGCGATCGGGGACGAAGTGGTGGTAATCAGCGCTGGTAA
- the canA gene encoding putative cullin binding protein CanA translates to MPISDHTPRLNFLKDSASVLDSLSPSTASHLLMVHNRVLHDEFKPLTQRQLDFACGACGSIRKPERTKTIEIRKKKAKSSSSFAPKKSSALGATIYKCLRCHRRTVKPAARPNIKSKPDTTAAPVPTTQSTTSTTTAKYVSPTAQSGEADRSSKTADNASSKKRAKARKQGGLQALLASKQQSQSKSSASLDLFDFLQQQMSSDSMSDYSHDEEHDPQADELRETALVTLETLISSCSQQMQPYLANAVKSSLRFLKYDPNVADVEDDEEMGGTQDDGSEDDATEEPDLEDDEFGDFEDEGGYSDIDDMSWKVRRCAAKLLYTVISTYGRTRALDDTSLYQQIAPALIARFKKEREESVKLEVVSTMTALVRKTSEGAMIITSNGFLESVGGSKNSRKRRRQDSDASMIDFEPSIGTSSAISTPVIAPSSPTTGPQAELSRSVPVIVQSLVKMWKSASVPLKQAIIVLLKSLALVRYGGLADHLQQIEDPIADVLKSSSTGSVTSTVGPAVSAGALQTETLSLVAAIAETHTSDALLPFLIALIPGVIGAVNDRNYKVSSEALGAVEQIIKALTPPRVTASSPDLVSQLEKLYDEILSRITDTSADLEVRQRAIHVFGVLLARTSGEKGADFLSPDRRLKGLSVLVDRLRNETTRLASVRAVDDVAVLCTKETDVTASWVSEVTVELGAQLRKSDRVLRGASLETLRSLAMNPSTRAHYDGKTMKELEDCLLPLISADDFHFLAPSLIILAKLIPGNAQLLVNEGLVSALCSIVLAPLVGTVLKALLLLVKVIGEEGAGAELMQKLLRDVGINGDPSVVGRAIGTLLVHGGSKLGVKMEDFLTELQTAQDAQRKCLALAIIGEIGLRMGPACSLTPDLFITHFESKSDKVRLAAATALGNAAAGNVKTYMPIILDGFTKSNPRSYLLLHSVKELLQHPEIVRPDVAPIAVKLWQALLLVSEEEDNRAVGAECIGRLALIDPVAYIPHFQDYLSSSDPNIRGVVISAFRYTLTDSRGSYNDVLRPLIVPLLVNMLSDRDLGNHRLALTTLNSAIHNKMNIILPHLSELLPAVFGDTQVKPELIREVQMGPFKHKVDDGLELRKSAYETLYASLDTAFSVAHVSEFFDRILAGLEDEQDIRTICNLMTSKLIPIAPEETQRYLDQLSERYSAVLSFKPKDNAVKQELEKAQEASMGILKVTRELSKAFPNAEVSGDHHKWKAYMEWVRKTFATQLKSLETEF, encoded by the exons ATGCCTATCAGTGATCATACTCCTCGCTTGAATTTTCTCAAGGACTCTGCCAGCGTGCTGGACTCGCTCAGCCCTTCGACAGCATCTCATTTGTTAATGGTCCATAATCGAGTTCTTCATGATGAGTTCAAACCTCTGACTCAACGGCAACTCGACTTCGCATGTGGTGCATGTGGTAGTATCAGAAAACCTGAGAGGACCAAAACTATTGAAAttagaaagaaaaaagcaaaatcATCTAGTTCTTTTGCTCCCAAGAAATCTTCCGCTCTAGGAGCTACAATCTACAAATGCCTTCGTTGCCATCGAAGAACAGTTAAACCAGCAGCACGCCCCAATATAAAATCTAAGCCCGACACAACAGCAGCTCCTGTTCCTACTACTCAGTCCACGACATCTACCACCACTGCAAAATACGTTTCTCCAACCGCACAATCTGGTGAGGCGGACCGAAGCAGTAAAACAGCCGACAACGCCAGTAGCAAGAAACGTGCGAAAGCGAGAAAGCAAGGAGGACTACAAGCTCTTCTGGCATCAAAGCAACAATCTCAATCAAAATCATCTGCGTCTCTTGATTTATTCGATTTTCTACAGCA GCAGATGTCCTCCGACTCGATGTCCGACTATTCCCACGATGAGGAGCACGACCCCCAGGCGGATGAGCTCCGCGAGACAGCTCTAGTGACGCTGGAAACGCTTATAAGCTCCTGCAGTCAGCAAATGCAACCTTACCTGGCCAACGCCGTCAAATCATCCCTTCGCTTCCTCAAGTACGATCCTAATGTGGCCGATgtcgaagacgatgaggaaatGGGAGGCACTCAGGATGATGGCTCCGAGGATGACGCAACAGAGGAGCCCGACTTGGAAGACGACGAATTCGGTGactttgaagatgaaggaggctATAGTGATATTGATGATATGAGCTGGAAGGTTCGGCGCTGCGCAGCAAAGTTGCTTTACACTGTCATCTCAACTTATGGGCGTACTCGTGCTTTGGACGACACGTCTTTATATCAGCAAATTGCTCCCGCTCTCATTGCCCGGTtcaagaaggagagagaagagagcgTGAAGCTTGAGGTCGTCTCAACTATGACTGCTCTCGTCCGAAAGACCAGTGAAGGAGCTATGATTATAACCTCGAATGGGTTTCTTGAATCAGTGGGAGGATCGAAAAATTCGAGAAAGAGGAGACGCCAGGACAGTGATGCTAGTATGATTGATTTTGAGCCCAGCATCGGTACCTCTTCCGCAATCAGCACGCCAGTCATCGCTCCATCGTCGCCCACAACCGGTCCTCAGGCTGAGCTAAGCAGGTCGGTTCCGGTTATCGTCCAGAGTCTGGTGAAAATGTGGAAGTCGGCTTCGGTGCCTTTGAAACAAGCCATAATTGTCCTACTGAAGAGCTTGGCTCTCGTGCGCTATGGCGGTCTAGCAGATCATCTGCAACAGATCGAAGATCCCATTGCTGATGTCCTGAAGTCTTCATCCACAGGCAGTGTGACTTCAACCGTTGGCCCCGCTGTCAGTGCCGGAGCCCTCCAAACCGAAACACTGAGTCTCGTCGCTGCTATTGCCGAAACTCATACATCCGATGCACTTCTGCCCTTCCTGATTGCCTTAATTCCGGGAGTGATCGGTGCTGTCAACGACCGGAACTACAAGGTCAGCAGCGAAGCTCTTGGAGCTGTCGAGCAAATCATCAAAGCTCTGACCCCCCCTCGTGTCACTGCAAGTTCTCCTGATCTCGTCTCGCAGTTAGAAAAGCTGTACGATGAGATTCTCTCCCGTATTACAGACACGAGTGCCGACCTTGAAGTTCGGCAGCGAGCCATTCATGTCTTTGGTGTCCTCCTGGCACGTACGTCTGGGGAGAAGGGCGCTGATTTCCTATCACCAGATCGGCGGTTAAAGGGTCTTTCTGTCTTGGTCGATCGCTTGAGGAATGAAACTACACGTCTTGCATCTGTCCGTGCCGTGGATGACGTAGCCGTCCTCTGCACCAAGGAGACAGACGTTACCGCATCCTGGGTCAGCGAGGTGACTGTGGAACTTGGTGCCCAGCTACGCAAGTCGGACCGCGTTCTGCGTGGTGCGAGCCTAGAAACTTTGCGTAGCTTGGCCATGAACCCAAGTACACGGGCCCACTACGATGGAAAGACAATGAAAGAGCTGGAGGATTGCCTTCTACCTCTAATCAGCGCTGATGACTTTCATTTTCTTGCACCCTCCCTCATTATTTTGGCAAAACTCATACCCGGTAATGCCCAGCTTCTTGTCAATGAAGGCTTGGTCTCTGCTCTATGCTCTATTGTTCTCGCTCCACTCGTTGGCACGGTGCTCAAGGCATTACTTCTGCTGGTGAAGGTTATCGGAGAGGAAGGTGCTGGAGCTGAATTGATGCAGAAGCTCCTCCGGGACGTGGGCATCAACGGCGACCCCTCCGTGGTTGGAAGAGCGATTGGAACTCTGCTTGTCCATGGCGGTTCCAAATTAGGCGTTAAAATGGAGGACTTCTTGACTGAATTACAAACTGCGCAGGACGCTCAGCGGAAATGCCTCGCACTGGCCATCATTGGTGAGATCGGTCTTCGCATGGGCCCTGCGTGCTCCTTAACTCCAGATCTTTTTATCACCCATTTCGAATCGAAGTCTGATAAGGTCAGGCTCGCTGCTGCTACGGCTCTTGGAAATGCGGCGGCAGGTAACGTGAAGACTTACATGCCCATTATCTTGGATGGTTTTACGAAGTCAAACCCTCGAAGCTATCTGCTTCTGCACTCCGTTAAAGAATTACTTCAACATCCCGAGATTGTTCGCCCTGACGTCGCTCCTATTGCTGTCAAGTTATGGCAAGCTCTCCTTCTGGTgtcagaagaagaggacaacCGTGCTGTGGGAGCAGAATGCATTGGTCGTCTGGCATTAATTGATCCGGTGGCTTACATCCCCCATTTTCAG GATTACCTTTCCAGTTCAGATCCAAACATTCGAGGTGTTGTCATATCTGCATTCCGGTATACTCTTACAGATTCGCGAGGCAGTTACAACGATGTGTTGAGACCTCTGATTGTCCCGCTTCTGGTCAACATGCTCAGTGACCGCGATCTTGGCAACCACCGCCTCGCTCTGACAACACTTAATTCCGCCATTCACAACAAGATGAATATCATCCTGCCTCACCTTAGCGAACTGCTCCCGGCGGTCTTTGGCGACACCCAGGTCAAACCTGAACTCATCCGCGAGGTGCAGATGGGTCCATTCAAGCAcaaggttgatgatggcCTAGAGCTGCGTAAG AGCGCCTACGAAACACTTTATGCCTCCTTGGACACCGCGTTCTCCGTCGCTCATGTTTCCGAGTTCTTTGACCGTATCCTAGCCGGACTCGAAGACGAGCAAGATATCCGCACCATATGCAATCTCATGACCTCGAAACTCATCCCAATCGCGCCAGAAGAAACTCAACGCTACCTCGACCAGCTTTCGGAACGTTACTCTGCCGTATTATCCTTTAAGCCCAAGGATAATGCAGTGAAGCAGGAGCTCGAGAAAGCACAGGAGGCCTCCATGGGTATCCTCAAGGTGACGCGAGAGCTAAGCAAGGCATTTCCAAATGCTGAGGTCTCCGGTGATCATCACAAGTGGAAAGCTTATATGGAATGGGTTCGAAAGACGTTTGCTACCCAGCTCAAGAGCCTCGAGACGGAATTCTAG